The Nothobranchius furzeri strain GRZ-AD chromosome 8, NfurGRZ-RIMD1, whole genome shotgun sequence sequence aattacacaataatacacaatAATACACAATAAAACAGCACAGAATAGGTATACATATAAAATTCATATAGAATAAATTCAACACAGTACAGATAAAGACCTAGTAGAGCACAGATGCAAGGATAGGTTGATGGAAGGCATCATGAAAAAGTTTAGTTTATACTCTGGATTTAAAAATGGAAATGGTGGGAGAGGTCTTAATGTCTACTGGAAGACAGTTCCAGAGACGGACCGCATAGCAGCTAAAGGCAGCCTCTCCGTGCTTGGTGCGGGCTCTGGGTTGTACCAGTTGGGATTTATCTGCTGATCTAAGTGATTTTGAAGGGTGATACGTTTCAAACATCTCTGCTATATACAGAGGTCGTTGGCCATTTAATGgtttaaaagtaagtaaaaggtcTTTGAAATCAATCCTGTAAGTTACTGAAAgccaatttaaatattttaagatTGGTGTGATGTGATCATTTCATTTGGTTCTGGTCTCTTGCTCTCTCTGCTCTGTGTAACGCACAGCCTTCAGACCTGCGGAGAAAAAACctacaagatgcagaaaaaaaggataaacctccaaccttcatattgtcagcaataaatgcagcaaaacttaactttcatgaccaaaaaaaaaaaccccccataaaaattattcagtaaatcaggagagcaggaacaagtcttatttctgattttacattttttttacttcaattcaaactatttactcttgttttcatcacatttagcttgtattttatacaaaatatcatcagctttacaggttagctgttcctgtgtgcttaaaaagttatgttactaaacttctaaaaaaattaccaaatcattcacatgaagtagatatgtcattcattatctgaaagtatctgattagtttaaaaaactaaatatgttttgttcaatttggttttcagaatgtcactagtttacttacacttttaaaaaatatatatactgatgtactgaaatacagagaaatcaacttgtgagtacaatgcttgttaatatagtaagtatagcatgtttaccataagcacattcacacatggaaagtatcaatgcaaataaatcatatggcagtaactctgctgtactttcattgtgtaaaagtagctcacgggccaaAAAAGGAGATCCCtgcaatagatcgttcagccctagtggatGCTTAGATGATTGTTTAATGTTTTCTTTCAGCGAAATCgtcgtccacagagctcacaagcagaaGGCTTCTGTCCTTTGTGGACTCTTTTGTGaccgtttaaatttgtcttttcgctaaatcttttccaccgaactcacaggcgaaaagcctgtgtggactctcatgtgtctgtttaaatgtgtcttttggctaaatctttttacacagagctcacaagcgaaaggcttctgtcctgtgtggactctcatgtgaatgtttaaatgtgtcttttggctaaatctcgttccacagagctcacaacgaaagggcttctctcctgtgtggactctcatgtgactatttAAAGTTGTCTGATGGCTAAATCtcattccacagagctcacaaggaaagggcttctgtcctgtgtggactctcatgtgactgtttaaagttgtcttttgacTAAATCtcattccacagagctcacagggaaAGGGCatatgtcctgtgtggacactcatgtgactatTTAAATTTGTCTGATGGCTAAATCtcattccacagagctcacaaggaaagggcttctgtcctgtgtggactctcatgtgactatttAAATTTGTCTgatggctaaatctcgttccacagagctcacaggcaaagggcttctctcctgtgtggacactcatgtgactatttaaatgtgacttttggctaaatctcgttccacagagctcacaaggaaagggcttctgtcctgtgtggactctcatgtgagtatttaaatgtgacttttggctaaatctcgttccacagagctcacaaggaaagggcttctgtcctgtgtggacactcatgtgagtatttaaatgtgacttttggctaaatctcgttccacagagatcacaaggaaagggcttctctcctgtgtggactctcatgtgactatttAAAGTTGACTTCAAGGTAAAtccttgtccacagagctcacaggaaaaaggcttctgtcctgtgtggactctcatgtgtgtggttaaattagtcttttggtgaaacttttgtccacagtgctcacaggcaaaatgtttctgttttgtgtggactctcgtgtgtttgtttaaatgtgtttcaTGGCTAAAGGATTCAAACCcggcagcatcagtctccttattcaaatggaggtgctctccctccatactagaccagagtttctcctgatcctcctttttgtggagaaaatctaggtgctggtggttgacacgagcactctgttcttctgaagcttcttatttaaccagaaccacctgttgaaaatctgtaggaaacacagaaacattatGTGAATGACAGACAGCTGTAACTATGTTTTCACACATATAATAGttgtattatttctttaaactgacagtagaataaaatgtatttacaattggaaactgaactttgagcctctataaatcatatgagccttaaccctcaggcttcactttaatttcCATACAAaagagtcattagaggacaaaaacgtccgccTGTAAAAGTGGCTATAAGAAAAGGATTACATTAAtgctttttttactttttttcatagatctgttgaacaacttcagccctgcttaaacataaaaaattcaatcattttgagtagggctgctcaattaatcaaattttaatcccaattacgatcagAGTttagaacgattataaaaacaaaacaagctgattatttgctcctcccacttgcgctgccctgagttgcaaatgaagcgccccttgccaacttagcgactttgacgctatttctagtagCTTTTCAGAcctccttcttgactttttaaatcttaaaagtacctagcgaacacctcagaaacatctctggtaacccttagctactttcgggATAACTATCGTTGACATTTCcttcaggttagctaaacactccgcctgtgcccTGGACCGTTctccaggacattaggaaagggaatgatgtagtgatgtgtcggttgctACAGAAACGGCTCTCCGAGCCGGtttcctgttggattaaccagagtaatTGACACACACCgttcctgcgggctcctgagccaatAAAAACAGCTAATGTGAGcgtgcttgcccctgattgctgtgagaccgggttgggggttgggggggtgcagctgtggttgggacaattattacattaactgatggacttgtaaataaatagtttttaaataaggtagaaataagttcctcacgctgataaatattaactaacctctctgaggacacggtgctagtgcacgctcctacagcaccttgacacgaataaataaatgttatgcaacattttgtgaaaatCAATTtacttgcatttatttgttataaatgccaccgtATAATtcttgtcagtatttgcaagatattggtatttgggtgtgtactggttagacttaaatgagttaaaccaaggtctatagcccttgggtcataaactatgagctataagcatattggtctttttatactgggaatcaggagttattttagtgatcgtcttgtttcttatttatttttgtcctgattgtgccctgagcaattttatgactgaataaaaacaaataaaatcaacattaattgaaaaattgtcttaaataatcgagatctcaatttcagtcacaataatcgtgattattatttttgccacaatcgagcagccctaattttgaggcttttaacccCTGAAATGCCAGTTGGAATACTCAGTCACTGAtgtaatttatgaaaaaaaaaaaaaaaaattaagcacTAAAACGAAGTTAGTTTCTAAAAAAGACATTTTTCTGCCtggggtgtttagtacaaatcaATCTagattatgttatgaaatatctaaaattttgaattttttgcacttatagtttttatatagcaacagatttaaaatttactatacactcgagccattagaggacaaaaacgtccacttttaaaacatctttaaaaatagtccagattagggctgggcgatatggaccaaaacttatatctcgatatcttttagctgaattccgatatatctcgatatttttcctcctaaccctaacagtattgactcatatcagcgattatactgtaatgactcagaggcTCTGGTTGCtcatttatgagtattatttttgggctactgtcgccgtaacccacgccttacaaactcttaactttttctatagaatcgctcgtaacggagtatttactggcatagcaaaccagagcggaaaaaaaccggaacaacatttctcacctgtTGAGCTCGCCATCAAAATAAAACAGTAACCctgtagtttactattcaaacccttacaatatatttgaggtaatttggccactccggctttccGTAGTTGTTTCTTCATTACACaaaggagggaggggtttggctcgtctcgcCGCAAAAGCAGGATGGAAAACCGAACTCCGTTGACGTTAAATgtctccatataattaaaaaccaggacgccaaatgcgaagtttagagcagcacattcagccagaggctctcagattgagcaaacttgtaagaatacatgtaatagccgcttagagatggagcaacatgtcgctagcagagCGGCTAATCGCTGGCACAGCAGTTTAACCAGccatatcgatataaagatataaagtcatcttatatcttgttttaAAATTATactgatattttaaaaatatcgatatatcacccagccctagtcctgattaatatttttttctgctttttgggtCTAAATCTTGGGATCAACTTCAGTTCTCATCGAAATAAATCAAATATTGAATATTCATCTACATTTAACCCTTTATATGCCAGTTTGATTATGTGATGCTCATTTTTCATGAAAAAAACAGACAAAGGAGGAGATATTTTACAAAAAACATATTTTGAGTGACTGAAATAACTTTTTTAAATCAGCCTTggatatgtcaagagtctggcaaaatatcacattttatgcatttttagtttttgtgtagcagcagatttaaaatgtaccaccctcttgtgcctgttatggacaaaaacgtcccattgacttcaatgcaaaccacagttttGATCCTGTACTATCTGCATCAAAttttcatgctttctgtgatgtaatggtttcattttggacaaaagtagtcaaatttatgatttttactgttcaccaccaaatgcagtcatttctccatatgttgcccaggcgagaaagtttacacatttctatagatctgctgtttttattgaagtcagaagCTCAGCATGTAAACAAAACACAGTTTCATTCTCCTACTGAACATCAAagggtagaaaacaaaaacagtatgtttatgcacctggctggagctCAGGTACATCCAGACTCTTTGTAGTtcagtttgtttatgaaagtgcaGAAGTGTGAATGCATGCGACAGTGACTCCTTGGAGCTCCTCGGTCATCTCCAAAATGACATGTTTTCCCTGGCCGACCTCTGCAGCCTCACCAGCAGCTTTCCCTGACACATGCAGGCATAGGAAGTGGCAACATCAGTAGAGACCCAGAGTTTCAATCTGTACTTTGCTGGTTTACTTGGCATATATTGGCGAAACTTGCGCCGGACAAGCTGCTCATCAGCACACACATCTAACCCAGTGTTGAAAAGCATTTGGAAGCGATGGGTCCACATGTCCCAAATCGAGCGGATAGGATCCGTTGTCCTCCCTTCTCTTTCACTGGACAGGTCAGGAGAAGAAGTCAAGGAAACAGAATGGTCTGACTCCACGTCAAAGTCCACTGAAGATGTTTCAATCTCCTCATTTTCTCAGGAGTATCAGGCTGCAGGAGCTGATCCAGAACTTGTTCCACAGAGATGCCTCTTCATTTAGCTCCGTGGCTTTCACAGAAGTGAAATGACCAGATAACCAGACTACAAGGAGTTTGAATGTGGCAGGTGCATAAACATACGAAttgttagggatgcaccgatcaggttttttgctgccgatcaccgataccgatatcaaagaatgctgatcaccgatatcgatcacgtggattggccaaaaattttctacaacattataatgagtgctacaaactacataatctgggaataaaggaaatgtaacctaatctaaaatggtctgtattaattttgacaaaaacttgtttttatcttttaCGAGAAAAAAAGTCTTGCAGCACAgtcagtgtttttatttctgaccACTACGTGTAAGCTTCCTGCTCAGAACCCAAGGTTTAGATATGAAGATGTCTCTTGGATGAGAGGTAAAACATTTTCAAGATAACCAGAAAACTTTAGCTGTTTTAATAATATCTCTCAAGATGATCATGACCAGGAACTTAAATGTAGCTCCTATCAGTAATAATCTAACTGATTCAAACATtaacgcctctgtcagtgcgccccagggcagctgtggctacatcttagctcatcaccatcagtgtgtgaatggatgaatgattcactgtagtgtaaggcactttggagtccttactctgtaaggtgctacacaagtgtgggtcatttatcatttaaaggtTCTAAACACTCTAAATAGTGcagaaacataaataaataaaaagtcaacATTGTGTGTTGAGGTTTAACATTGTcattaatgttatttttattgtACCAGAGAGTTAAAGATGATATGAGTGTTGGGTAAAAGCTGAGTATCAAGCAGAGTTCACCTCACTCCAAAtggttgcaggaattcctttctaccCCTTTTTGCTTGAGGTGCTTAGTTACATTCGGTTACATTTGAATGTCTGCTTCAGGTACTTGTGTTCTATTGTAGAAGCCAAACCAGCCAAACAGGGGGTTCTGCCCTAGCCAAGAGCTTAGGCAGGAACGATCCTCCGTatatgaagaatcccttttgtctgctGTGGACTCCTAAGACCAAGGGAGTTTTTGAGGAATGTAtgggtgtgtttgtgccaataaatGCTCTCCAGCATTCTCAGCTCGGTGTGAGAGGAAACTAGCTTCTGACTGGTGTGGTTGATTCTCTCATCCTTTGCAAAGTGCCacgctttgcaaagtatgtgtttgttgtctgtttaagggttgtttacaatttaccaaattatgaatctaatccctctgggtGTGCTTAGAAGTTCTTTGAGGAAATATGGGAGTAATATTAGAAACTACCCAACAATGAGAGTAATgttatgtgttagttttattttgaagggcagtTCAGCGGGTGGAGAGGATTATTTCCGGTTCCAGGAATCAGCTGTTATGCTAAGAAAAGCCGCTCTGTTCTGAACTTTTTTGTAAGTAAATGGAGAAGTTGTAAGCTGTGGGTTAGTGTGTCTGTGAAAGCTTTAGCGATGGCAGCCGCCGTGTGTGATCCAGGAAACTCTTGTGAGTGAAGCACAACTCTCCTCAGCTCAAACTTTTCATCAATAAACTGTGCAGTTAGACTCAGCATCGACATGGTACTCACACTAGAACTCCAAATGTCACTCGTAAAGCCGACTAACACAATATTGTCATTCTGGATAAGGCTTTTGGATTTGTGCTGTCGCTGCTGTAAGGTTGCTGTTGTTTATATGTCTCAGTTACACTCAGCTGAGTTAGCGGTGTCGCTACGGCGCGTTGCTTTTCTCTCTCCGACTTAGCAGCAGCCAAAGTTGTAAACTCGGTGAACTCCTTGGTGTGAGAAACTTTCAAATGTCTTATCAGGTTTGTTGTGTTGAAATTCTTTTGTAGCATTCCTCCTCTGGGTATCTCCTTTGCGCACATGTTGCAAACTGCTAATTTGTTGTCCTTTTCAGACACATTGTAAAACTTCCATACCGGTGATGCCATTTTCAATGTAGATGCTTTGAAGAGACCACGCCCCAATAGGAGACCTGGATCTGAGAAGCGGGAATGCTTGCCCTGGCGGCGGTTTGTTGTAAACgtcacctgatcggtctgctttgatctattttgaaaactccgatcaaaaccgataggggcgctatcggccaattgggatcaaatgccgatccatcggtgcatcctaccaattgtttttgttttccacactttgaagttcagtaggagagtcaaactgtgttttatttacttatcagAGGTCAGGTTGACCTTAAGaccttgtagcgtcatgaatggcctctaatttgtgacaaaggt is a genomic window containing:
- the LOC139071536 gene encoding gastrula zinc finger protein XlCGF57.1-like isoform X2, with protein sequence MEGEHLHLNKETDAAGFESFSHETHLNKHTRVHTKQKHFACEHCGQKFHQKTNLTTHMRVHTGQKPFSCELCGQGFTLKSTLNSHMRVHTGEKPFPCDLCGTRFSQKSHLNTHMSVHTGQKPFPCELCGTRFSQKSHLNTHMRVHTGQKPFPCELCGTRFSQKSHLNSHMSVHTGEKPFACELCGTRFSHQTNLNSHMRVHTGQKPFPCELCGMRFSHQTNLNSHMSVHTGHMPFPCELCGMRFSQKTTLNSHMRVHTGQKPFPCELCGMRFSHQTTLNSHMRVHTGEKPFRCELCGTRFSQKTHLNIHMRVHTGQKPFACELCVKRFSQKTHLNRHMRVHTGFSPVSSVEKI